In Candidatus Zixiibacteriota bacterium, the following proteins share a genomic window:
- the aroF gene encoding 3-deoxy-7-phosphoheptulonate synthase: protein MIYSFDSKDDNYNKFVAELSEQPLDYEVISRDKIVIRIFGHVDDDLRKRLDQISGKGKLILKKAADDVTLFNEIKRGKIIIAGPCSVESESQIDEIAGFLSGLGVRYLRGGAFKPRTQSSSFQGLGKVGLKILSEAAAKYNMKVVTELMDRSQLDEVYQYADIIQVGSRNMFNYTLLTALGAVDKTILFKRGMAATIDEWLHAADYIRKGGNERIILCERGIRTFEKRTRFTLDVLAIPIARQLSGLPVIADASHAAGDRKLVPPLVKAALAAGADGIMVEVHNNPKDALSDGAQSMTFTDFNNLLDDLASLGYEIVHKSRRRNPAKF, encoded by the coding sequence ATGATATACAGTTTTGACAGCAAAGATGACAATTATAATAAATTTGTAGCCGAGTTATCTGAACAACCTCTTGATTACGAAGTCATCAGCCGAGATAAAATTGTTATCAGAATTTTCGGCCATGTCGACGATGATCTGCGAAAACGACTCGACCAAATTTCGGGCAAGGGGAAATTAATATTAAAAAAAGCGGCCGATGACGTAACTCTGTTTAATGAAATCAAGCGTGGTAAGATTATTATCGCCGGACCCTGTTCGGTTGAATCGGAAAGTCAGATTGATGAGATCGCGGGATTTTTGTCAGGATTGGGAGTGAGATATTTGCGTGGTGGCGCGTTCAAGCCCCGGACGCAGAGCAGTTCATTTCAGGGGCTGGGCAAAGTCGGTTTGAAAATTCTATCGGAAGCGGCCGCGAAATATAATATGAAAGTCGTCACGGAGTTGATGGACAGGTCTCAATTGGATGAGGTGTATCAATACGCCGATATCATTCAGGTCGGTTCGCGGAATATGTTCAACTATACTCTGTTGACAGCCCTGGGCGCGGTCGATAAAACGATTTTATTCAAGCGCGGCATGGCGGCGACGATAGATGAATGGCTTCATGCCGCTGACTATATCCGCAAAGGAGGCAATGAACGAATAATCCTATGTGAGCGGGGAATTCGCACTTTCGAAAAACGTACCCGCTTTACTCTCGATGTTCTGGCTATTCCCATCGCCCGTCAATTAAGCGGACTACCGGTCATCGCGGATGCTTCGCATGCCGCGGGCGATAGAAAATTGGTTCCGCCCCTGGTCAAAGCGGCTCTGGCGGCGGGAGCCGACGGTATTATGGTCGAAGTTCATAATAATCCAAAAGATGCCCTATCCGACGGCGCGCAATCGATGACGTTTACCGATTTTAATAATCTTCTCGATGACCTCGCCAGTCTCGGCTACGAAATTGTCCATAAATCCCGGCGGCGTAATCCGGCCAAATTTTAG
- a CDS encoding ABC-F family ATP-binding cassette domain-containing protein has product MLLASLSNISKRFDSQIIVENASLAIQEGQKIGLVGNNGTGKTTLFNIISGIMRPDSGTVDFKKGTTVGYVAQELHEELELSLYDFCFLAYPKINDIRLQLISLEVQISRENPSEEILSEYHILTQEYEEMGGYRFETEAKIVLEGIGFNRMQMSRRLAIFSGGERNRAQVAAVLLGGYDLLLLDEPTNHLDINATIWLENYISGSKSAFLIISHDRRFLQNTAEKIAELSQGKLDPYHCRFDDYLEEREKKLKLAEHHYRHQREEIVRIEDFIRRNMAGQKTKQAQSRQKYLARMKRLEKPHRENTRPTFKILDGGRSFRQVVKVDDMVIGYDNVPLVDEIEFELTRGDRVGIIGPNGCGKTSLLKTLGGFLEPIAGEITIGGNVDIAYFDQELSDLNLQNDVLSELWEIDPLAESGRLRSFLARFGFIGEGVFKRVFQLSGGEKTKLSLAKILYHPANLLIFDEPTNHLDIVSIEALEEGLKEYNGTLIVVSHDRYFLDNVINHIFEISAGYMRKYLGNYSYYVEKSGPGNVTGKTVSVEKKAAYEEFKERGRRKSRYMKKLARLGEMIADGEARLTDLEKEEILIDKADWQKLNENHAARRELEEQILSWYLEKEQMEKEPPLD; this is encoded by the coding sequence ATGCTGCTTGCTTCATTATCAAATATCTCGAAGCGTTTTGATTCTCAGATCATCGTCGAAAACGCTTCTCTGGCGATTCAGGAAGGCCAAAAAATCGGGCTGGTCGGAAATAACGGGACCGGCAAAACCACTCTTTTCAATATCATTTCCGGAATCATGCGGCCGGATTCGGGCACGGTCGATTTCAAGAAAGGTACCACCGTCGGTTATGTGGCCCAGGAATTGCATGAGGAATTGGAATTATCACTATATGATTTTTGCTTTCTGGCCTATCCCAAAATCAATGACATCCGGCTGCAACTAATATCCCTCGAAGTTCAAATCTCCAGAGAAAATCCATCCGAAGAGATTCTGAGCGAATATCATATCCTGACTCAGGAATATGAAGAGATGGGAGGGTATCGCTTTGAGACCGAAGCCAAAATTGTTCTCGAGGGAATCGGTTTTAATCGTATGCAGATGAGTCGCAGGTTGGCGATTTTTTCCGGTGGCGAACGAAATCGAGCGCAAGTCGCGGCGGTATTGCTCGGTGGTTACGATTTATTGCTTTTGGACGAGCCAACCAATCACCTTGATATCAACGCCACTATCTGGCTCGAAAATTATATTTCAGGATCAAAATCAGCCTTTCTGATAATCTCGCATGATCGCCGTTTCCTTCAAAACACCGCCGAAAAAATCGCCGAACTGTCGCAGGGCAAGCTGGATCCGTATCATTGCCGCTTCGATGATTATCTTGAAGAACGCGAAAAAAAATTGAAGCTGGCCGAGCATCATTACCGTCATCAGCGAGAAGAAATTGTTCGCATCGAGGATTTTATCCGCCGGAATATGGCGGGGCAAAAAACCAAACAAGCGCAGTCGCGGCAAAAGTACTTGGCCCGCATGAAAAGGCTGGAAAAGCCGCATCGGGAAAATACACGACCGACATTTAAGATTCTTGACGGCGGGCGTTCATTCCGGCAGGTTGTCAAAGTCGATGACATGGTTATCGGTTACGATAATGTCCCCCTCGTCGATGAGATTGAGTTTGAACTTACCCGGGGAGATAGGGTGGGGATTATCGGCCCTAACGGGTGCGGTAAAACATCTCTTTTGAAAACTCTCGGCGGGTTTCTGGAACCGATTGCGGGCGAGATTACGATTGGAGGCAATGTCGATATCGCCTATTTCGACCAGGAGCTTTCCGATCTCAATCTTCAAAACGACGTTCTTTCTGAATTGTGGGAAATCGACCCGCTGGCCGAATCGGGGAGGCTCCGCTCATTTCTGGCGCGCTTTGGATTTATAGGAGAGGGTGTTTTTAAAAGAGTTTTTCAGCTTTCCGGGGGCGAAAAAACAAAGCTGTCTCTCGCCAAAATCTTATATCATCCCGCCAATCTTTTGATATTTGACGAGCCGACCAATCATCTTGATATTGTCTCGATTGAAGCGCTCGAAGAAGGCCTTAAAGAGTATAACGGAACTCTTATTGTCGTCAGCCACGACCGTTATTTTCTCGATAATGTCATTAACCATATCTTTGAGATTTCAGCCGGGTACATGCGCAAGTACCTTGGTAATTACAGTTACTATGTAGAAAAATCCGGCCCCGGGAATGTCACAGGCAAAACAGTTTCTGTCGAGAAAAAAGCCGCTTACGAAGAATTCAAAGAAAGAGGCCGCCGGAAATCGAGATATATGAAAAAACTGGCCCGACTGGGGGAAATGATTGCGGACGGCGAGGCTCGCCTGACTGATTTGGAGAAAGAAGAGATTCTTATCGATAAGGCTGACTGGCAAAAACTTAACGAAAATCATGCCGCCCGCCGGGAATTGGAAGAGCAAATCCTTTCATGGTATCTGGAAAAAGAGCAAATGGAAAAGGAACCGCCTCTTGACTAA
- a CDS encoding flavodoxin family protein — protein sequence MTKILGISGSPVIGSSTELLVREVLKGGKAAGAKTKYIYLNELDIMPCQACGESPDDGYCFFNDGMDEVYKAFDWCDAIVIGSPIYFDSVSAQTKLFIDRSNCFRHYRPESPELIIPRIEKRRKGIIILVGGKREKFEPARKVVGGFFVWANVERFGLISYSHSGFEKGSVKKDKKVMKEAFETGQKICRDD from the coding sequence TTGACTAAAATTCTGGGCATATCCGGGTCGCCCGTTATCGGCTCATCAACCGAATTATTGGTCAGGGAAGTACTAAAAGGAGGTAAAGCGGCGGGAGCCAAAACGAAATATATCTATCTCAATGAACTGGACATAATGCCCTGCCAGGCTTGCGGCGAATCTCCCGACGACGGATATTGCTTTTTCAATGACGGCATGGATGAAGTTTATAAAGCATTCGACTGGTGCGATGCAATCGTCATCGGTTCCCCGATATATTTTGATTCGGTCTCGGCCCAGACAAAACTGTTTATAGATCGTTCTAATTGTTTCAGACATTATCGGCCCGAATCGCCGGAATTGATTATTCCCCGGATAGAAAAACGACGGAAAGGTATAATTATTCTCGTCGGCGGCAAGCGGGAAAAATTCGAACCGGCTCGAAAAGTTGTCGGGGGCTTTTTTGTCTGGGCCAATGTTGAACGATTCGGATTGATTTCCTATTCTCATTCGGGATTCGAAAAGGGCTCAGTCAAGAAAGATAAAAAAGTTATGAAAGAAGCATTTGAGACAGGCCAGAAAATATGCCGTGATGATTAG